Part of the Candidatus Saccharibacteria bacterium genome, GCCGCACTTCTCCGTGCTCGATGTAGTAACAGTAGTCAGGGCGCTTGTGTGGGTGTAGCAAGATATGTTTTGCGTCAAAAGAACGTGCCGGGAACTGAGAAAAAAACTGACGAACTGTGTGTTTGACGTCGGGTGCGTCAGCCACGACTAGCCGCGAGTTTTCTTTTTAAATAATATCGCTGATAGTGGAATCGCTACCGCAAGTAAGCCAATGCACCATGCAATCGATAGCCAGCCGTAGTTTCCTATAGGCGTACCAAGAATGAGCGCCCGGATTGCTTCAACAACCTGTGTAATTGGCTGGTTTTCAGCAAATAGTTTTACTGCCGAGCTCATGTTTTCGGTCGGAACAAAGGTCGAGCTGGCAAACGTAATTGGGAAAATAATTACAAAGGTTAGCCATTGAACCGCTTCAACGCTTTTTGCTAAGACACCCATTATTGCCGATAGCCACGACATAGTGAATGTAAACAAAATTAGAATACCTACAATCATTAACCACTGCACAAAATTGGCTTCGGGCCGGAAACCTATCGCGAGCCCTGTTAAAATCATGACTATTGTTGAGATTGAGTTTCTAAAGATGTCAGAAATAACATGACCGTTTAAAACAGCCAAATTGCCCATTGGCAAACTGCGAAACCGATCCATAACTCCTTTTTGAAGGTCATTAGTTATGGCAATAGCTGTTGTTGTCGAACCAAACGCTACTGTTTGTACGATTATTCCAGCCATTAAGAAGTCGATGTAGGTTACGCCGTCAGGCAAAGATTGTTCAATAGCGCCGCCGAAAACAGAGGCAAATAATGCCAAAAACATGATTGGCTGAAAAAACGCTCCCAGTAATTGGTCGATATTGCGCAAAATGTGACGCGAGCTGCGCTTTATCATGATGAACGAGTCGATCAACATTAGGCTTACTTTAGATTTTTCGACATATTTGAGTTCGGCCATTAGTTGTCCCCTTTTGTTATAGACAAAAACACGTCGTCGAGCGTTGGTTTGTGGATGTCGGTGGCCAGGATTGAAAGATTGGCTTTCTTAATTGCGTCTAGCACTTTTTGGATGTCGCTACCGTCGTTTTTAATACCAACAGACACAGCCATATTAGGAGTATCATGGACGGCATTTTTACCAAGAACTTTTGTTGCTTTTTGAGCGTCGTCTATTGATTTAAAGGTCAAAACAAACAAGTCTTTGCCGATTTTCTTTTTAAGATCTTTAGCGGTGCCTTCGGCTGCTACTTTGCCTTGGTCGATTAGTATTATATTGTCTGCCAGTTGGTCGGCTTCTTCAAGATACTGAGTAGTTAACAGTATGGTTGCACCAGATTTTTTAAGGTTATTAATGATGTCCCACATAACCAGCCGAGACCGTGGGTCAAGACCAGTGGTTGGTTCGTCTAAAAACAGTATTGGCGGTGCGGCAATCAAGCTGACCGCTAGGTCGAGTCGTCGGCGCATGCCGCCGGAATAGGTTTTTGCAGGTCGGTCAGCAGCTTCTTCTAGGTCGAATTCGTCGAGGAGTTCTTTTGCCCTTTGTGAGGCACTGTCTTTTGTAAGGCGGTATAGCCGTCCCATCATAATTAAATTTTCGCGGCCAGTTAGTAAGCCGTCTATAGAGGCCGATTGACCAGTTAAACCAATCTGTTCCCTAACAGAGTCAGCGTCACGTACAACATCGTTACCGTTAACTGTTACGCTACCGCCGTCGCTGGAAACAAGCGTACTTAAAATTTTTACTGTAGTAGTTTTGCCAGCTCCGTTTGGGCCTAACAGGGCCAACATTGTTCCCTTTTTTACCTCAAAAGAAATCCCATCCAGTACAAGATTGTCCCCATAGGATTTTTTAAGATTTTTTACTGATATAGAAACTTCGGCGCTCATCGTTATGTAGTACTATACGCTATTTATTAGCTACCGGCAGTTCAACGGTAAATTCCGAACCAACATCTTCAAGGCTGTCGACGTATATTCTGCCTTTCATTTTTTCTACATATTGCTTTGTTATCCAAAGACCAAGACCGGTGCCGCTGATATTTTGAGTTTTTTCATTACGAATACGGGCAAATCGTTGAAACAGCCTGTCTCGTTCTGCAGCTGACATGCCAATGCCAGTGTCTTTTATGTGGGTAGAAACCACATTCTTTTTGACGTCTTGACGTATGGTTACGCTGCCCTGACGGGAATATTTTATTGCGTTATCGATAAGGTTGGTAAACACTTCTTCGAGTCGGCTTGGGTCCGCCATGACTAGCGGGATATCGGTAGGTTGAAGTTCAAGCTGTATGTTTTTGGCCTCAGCCTTGGCGCTAAATTGGGTAACCAGCATCTGCAGAATTTTCGTAGAGTCAACTGCCTCTATTTCAAAATTAGTACGGTTTTGTTCAAGCCGCGCAACATTTAATAGGTCGTCGATTAAGTTATTTAAGCGGTCGATTTGACGTACAACTTCCGTAAGTGGAGCTTTGAGGCTTTTTTTAGCTTTTTTTGGCAACTCGTCCAGTGCCATGTCCATATTGCCTTTGATCGCAGTCAGTGGTGCACGTAATTCGTGAGTGGCAACTTGTATAAAATCGTTTTTCATCTGATCAACTTCTTCGAGTTTTTTGAACAGACTGGCGTATTCGACAAACTTAAAGTGGTTAAGCAGTAGTAAGATTACTACGACTAAGGTTATGGAAAGCACAATCAAAGATTTTTGAAAGGAAGCAGACACAAGCTTGTCGGACGCACTCAACGACACCTCTGAACTGACCACGCCGGTCACAACACCGTCGTCTTGAGCTATTGGCGTTATTACGCGCCACGCTCGATCGCCACTGTCCTGGTTAACTAGGGCGGCAATAGAGCGGTTTTGACTAGTAGCCAGTGATACCTGAATATTATTTGATGTCTGCCCAATTTCAGCTTGGTCGGTGCTGGCGACGGTCGTGTATTGACCGGAATCGAAACGAATAATTTTTGCCGCTGATACTTCTTCGGTATTTTGCATTACATTGTCTACGACTGACTGTAAGCGGTCAGGGGTATCAAGACTGTCCTTTACCGATGCACTTAGAACTTCGTTTGCTAAGTCGGCCTTGCGACGGAGTTCTATGTCAAAGTCGGCGCGGGCGTTTTGTACAGTTATAACAGTGTTAAAAACCAGCGCGGCTGGAATAACAAACAACAGAACGACCGAGTAGAGTAACTCTAATCGCTGGCGAGAGAATTCAAGTTTGTCCTTGAAGGCCATCTACGTTTTTTGGTTTATGTTTTTGATGAGCAATAATATAGCCAGTTAAGAATCCGAACGACAAGATAACCAGTAGCGTAGCTATAGCAATAAAGCTTATGTCACGGCTTGAAGATGCATCATCAACGACCAAATCGAGACTAGCGCCAACAGGGTTTTGTTCGCTAGATTCGGCTGCGGCGATTTCGATGAAAAACGGAGCTGACTTACGTGCAATTCCAGCCTCATCTTCTACGGCGATATATACTTCGTGGTCTCCTGGCTCAAGGGGCTCTTCAAGCGTGTATGACCAATTACCATCACCGTCGGAAACCGTGGCGAGTACGAGTGGCTCGGAGAAAATATAAATTAATACAGGCTTATTCGGTTCTGCGGTTCCAGAAAAGGTTAGGCCGTCAGTTATAGTGTCTTCGTCAATAACTTCTACAGAATCAACAGTAGTTACTGATAAAGACTCTAGTTCGTCAAGAGATTCTATTTGCTCTGGTGCAACTGGGGCTAAGTTTGCTGGAACCACAAACTTCCGTTGTGAAAAACAGCCTAGGTTACGAGACAATTCGGCAAACGCCAGCCGCTGGTTTTTTTCGGTAAGGCTTTTGTAGCGTTCGCTTTGTAGGGTTTCTAGTAGACATGTTTCTAGCACGTCGTCGCCACGTGCGGTCACTGGCTGTGTTGCGTCTGTA contains:
- a CDS encoding ATP-binding cassette domain-containing protein is translated as MSAEVSISVKNLKKSYGDNLVLDGISFEVKKGTMLALLGPNGAGKTTTVKILSTLVSSDGGSVTVNGNDVVRDADSVREQIGLTGQSASIDGLLTGRENLIMMGRLYRLTKDSASQRAKELLDEFDLEEAADRPAKTYSGGMRRRLDLAVSLIAAPPILFLDEPTTGLDPRSRLVMWDIINNLKKSGATILLTTQYLEEADQLADNIILIDQGKVAAEGTAKDLKKKIGKDLFVLTFKSIDDAQKATKVLGKNAVHDTPNMAVSVGIKNDGSDIQKVLDAIKKANLSILATDIHKPTLDDVFLSITKGDN
- a CDS encoding ABC transporter permease; amino-acid sequence: MAELKYVEKSKVSLMLIDSFIMIKRSSRHILRNIDQLLGAFFQPIMFLALFASVFGGAIEQSLPDGVTYIDFLMAGIIVQTVAFGSTTTAIAITNDLQKGVMDRFRSLPMGNLAVLNGHVISDIFRNSISTIVMILTGLAIGFRPEANFVQWLMIVGILILFTFTMSWLSAIMGVLAKSVEAVQWLTFVIIFPITFASSTFVPTENMSSAVKLFAENQPITQVVEAIRALILGTPIGNYGWLSIAWCIGLLAVAIPLSAILFKKKTRG
- a CDS encoding HAMP domain-containing histidine kinase, whose translation is MAFKDKLEFSRQRLELLYSVVLLFVIPAALVFNTVITVQNARADFDIELRRKADLANEVLSASVKDSLDTPDRLQSVVDNVMQNTEEVSAAKIIRFDSGQYTTVASTDQAEIGQTSNNIQVSLATSQNRSIAALVNQDSGDRAWRVITPIAQDDGVVTGVVSSEVSLSASDKLVSASFQKSLIVLSITLVVVILLLLNHFKFVEYASLFKKLEEVDQMKNDFIQVATHELRAPLTAIKGNMDMALDELPKKAKKSLKAPLTEVVRQIDRLNNLIDDLLNVARLEQNRTNFEIEAVDSTKILQMLVTQFSAKAEAKNIQLELQPTDIPLVMADPSRLEEVFTNLIDNAIKYSRQGSVTIRQDVKKNVVSTHIKDTGIGMSAAERDRLFQRFARIRNEKTQNISGTGLGLWITKQYVEKMKGRIYVDSLEDVGSEFTVELPVANK